One genomic region from Candidatus Nitrosopumilus koreensis AR1 encodes:
- a CDS encoding DUF106 domain-containing protein: protein MIEFFDHNLVLQFLDSVFLQGDGGIFGFMGKGRDALGSDDPIVKGLIPTLFGVTLFGILLNFFNSAVRKKMVDQTKLKRIMKETRRWQKERMAAMRAKDTAKTAELNKKSAYMNKMSMEMMQMNMRPMMITFVPLILIFYLVLPQLFAHTVALSPIPLNVIPGDFFHLTCTAEQVADPDNVCTQENALYLWAWYFLSSIAFSGIIMKLTKTSMGAD from the coding sequence ATGATTGAATTTTTTGACCATAATCTAGTATTACAGTTCCTAGATTCTGTTTTTCTTCAAGGAGATGGAGGCATATTTGGATTTATGGGTAAAGGTCGAGATGCATTAGGTAGTGATGATCCCATAGTAAAGGGGCTTATTCCAACATTATTTGGAGTGACTTTATTTGGAATTTTATTGAATTTCTTCAATTCTGCAGTTAGAAAGAAGATGGTTGATCAAACAAAACTAAAACGAATAATGAAGGAGACTCGTAGATGGCAAAAAGAAAGAATGGCTGCAATGCGAGCAAAAGATACTGCAAAAACAGCTGAACTAAACAAGAAATCTGCATACATGAACAAGATGTCAATGGAGATGATGCAGATGAATATGAGACCGATGATGATTACGTTCGTTCCTTTGATTTTGATTTTTTATTTGGTTTTGCCTCAATTATTTGCCCACACAGTTGCATTAAGTCCAATACCACTAAATGTGATTCCAGGTGATTTTTTTCACCTAACATGTACTGCTGAACAAGTAGCAGATCCAGACAATGTCTGCACCCAAGAAAATGCGTTATATCTTTGGGCATGGTATTTCCTTTCATCCATTGCATTTAGTGGAATAATTATGAAATTAACCAAAACATCAATGGGGGCAGATTAA
- the hsp20 gene encoding archaeal heat shock protein Hsp20: MGDIFESPNDRTVQTFGPYYYGYVKTVGEDGIPHVTEWGNAKPANSLADTTVRDPYVDVSVNEQERTLKIVSEMPGIEKSDIKLNVSDKQVLLSAQHGERKYEKKIPLPSKVDENSAKAKYTNGVLELTIHLAKEKPQGKLVSVE, encoded by the coding sequence ATGGGAGATATCTTCGAAAGCCCAAATGATAGAACAGTCCAGACTTTTGGACCATACTACTACGGTTATGTAAAGACTGTAGGGGAAGATGGCATTCCTCATGTAACTGAATGGGGCAATGCAAAACCAGCTAATTCTCTTGCAGATACTACTGTAAGAGATCCATACGTTGATGTTTCAGTCAATGAACAAGAACGTACTCTCAAGATTGTTTCAGAGATGCCAGGAATTGAAAAGTCTGACATCAAACTCAATGTGTCAGATAAACAAGTATTACTTTCAGCCCAACACGGTGAAAGAAAATATGAAAAGAAAATTCCACTACCATCAAAAGTAGATGAAAACTCTGCAAAAGCCAAATACACAAACGGAGTCTTGGAACTGACAATACATCTTGCCAAGGAAAAACCTCAAGGCAAGTTAGTGTCAGTTGAATGA
- a CDS encoding universal stress protein, whose protein sequence is MYKTILVPHGGTPAGDESLRHAMHLAKTDSAKIIVLHVVESIPIPPSFALSQSEREKLVNNIDDANKTIKQSMEKVLADKIEELGTETIIEVKVVEGDAAEEILRIVLERDVDLIVMAKRRKLKGLKKLLSLGSVSRKIVEHVTCPVYLIDIGDI, encoded by the coding sequence ATGTACAAGACCATTCTAGTCCCTCACGGTGGAACCCCTGCAGGAGATGAGTCATTAAGACATGCTATGCATCTTGCAAAAACAGATTCTGCAAAAATTATCGTATTACATGTGGTTGAAAGTATTCCGATTCCCCCAAGCTTTGCATTATCACAGTCAGAAAGAGAAAAACTTGTGAATAACATAGACGATGCAAACAAGACAATAAAACAATCAATGGAAAAAGTTCTTGCCGACAAAATTGAGGAATTGGGAACCGAGACTATCATAGAGGTTAAAGTAGTAGAAGGAGACGCTGCTGAAGAAATCCTGAGAATTGTCTTAGAAAGAGACGTTGATTTGATCGTTATGGCAAAACGAAGAAAGTTAAAAGGATTAAAGAAACTACTTAGTCTTGGAAGCGTTTCAAGGAAAATTGTAGAACATGTGACCTGCCCTGTCTATCTCATAGACATTGGTGACATTTAA
- a CDS encoding multicopper oxidase domain-containing protein, with translation MLFTIAAVAVMGATLFGSTYTQTQIGGQSLDMEKMDIDVIEKIHQMGGLQLVMPQAFAETDCGVLENSGRTVVEFNLTGESVELPIMGGKTYNAMTFSGQVPGPTLRVTQGDVVKMTLTIPDDEVTGHGNDMHASQMSAGNFESVNPGETSQYCYIAEAAGVFKYHCSGVKLIGMDQHVLSGMYGIAIVDPADGYKKLMVEKTSGSGEIDRKFYDADALEFQLQYNQLYLTPEGNYDAGAMFQHHNTATVVNGMQFGYVPNMAHNLLVNGDVNKNIFVAQPWNGLEHKQYQSQLLFVENDQHVRLFIENHGNEPLFFHIVGEILDRVVQGNRVQSAATETWLLGGSQNMIVDLVFDEPGAYAAVNHDYAAIYTGAATVFVAGDPFGLNPVLVEKGVIPAPVASYAYALGNPSDAVPPMGANSIAHPALNIHGLYTDEVASEMQASGDYVALWEVIPVVAEMLTS, from the coding sequence ATGCTCTTTACAATTGCAGCAGTAGCTGTAATGGGCGCAACCTTATTCGGAAGCACATACACACAAACCCAAATTGGTGGGCAATCACTCGATATGGAAAAAATGGATATCGATGTAATTGAGAAAATCCATCAAATGGGCGGTTTGCAGCTTGTAATGCCTCAAGCATTCGCAGAAACTGATTGTGGTGTTCTAGAAAATTCTGGTAGAACAGTAGTTGAGTTTAACTTGACTGGTGAAAGTGTTGAACTTCCAATTATGGGAGGAAAAACTTACAATGCCATGACCTTTAGTGGACAAGTCCCAGGACCAACACTTAGAGTCACACAAGGCGATGTTGTAAAAATGACACTTACAATTCCAGATGATGAAGTTACTGGACACGGTAACGACATGCACGCATCACAAATGTCAGCAGGAAACTTTGAATCAGTTAATCCTGGTGAAACAAGTCAGTACTGTTACATCGCTGAAGCTGCTGGTGTTTTCAAATACCATTGTTCTGGTGTCAAACTAATTGGTATGGACCAACATGTACTTTCCGGCATGTACGGAATTGCAATTGTTGATCCAGCTGATGGATACAAGAAATTAATGGTTGAGAAAACCAGTGGAAGTGGCGAAATTGACAGAAAATTCTATGATGCAGATGCATTAGAGTTCCAACTCCAATACAATCAATTGTACCTTACACCTGAAGGCAACTATGATGCAGGAGCAATGTTCCAACATCATAACACTGCAACAGTTGTTAACGGAATGCAATTTGGTTATGTACCAAACATGGCTCATAACTTACTCGTCAATGGCGATGTAAACAAGAACATCTTTGTTGCACAACCATGGAATGGACTTGAACACAAGCAATACCAATCACAACTCTTGTTTGTTGAAAATGATCAACACGTGAGACTCTTTATTGAAAACCATGGTAACGAACCACTATTCTTCCACATTGTTGGAGAAATTTTGGATAGAGTTGTCCAAGGCAATAGAGTCCAATCCGCAGCAACTGAAACATGGTTACTCGGTGGCTCACAGAACATGATTGTTGACTTGGTCTTTGATGAACCAGGTGCATATGCAGCAGTAAACCATGACTATGCAGCAATTTACACTGGCGCAGCTACAGTCTTTGTAGCAGGTGACCCATTCGGCTTGAACCCAGTTCTCGTTGAGAAAGGAGTTATTCCAGCACCAGTAGCATCTTATGCATACGCTTTAGGCAATCCAAGTGATGCTGTCCCACCAATGGGAGCAAACAGTATTGCTCATCCTGCACTAAACATTCACGGTTTATACACTGATGAAGTAGCTTCTGAAATGCAAGCAAGTGGCGATTATGTCGCATTATGGGAAGTAATTCCTGTAGTAGCCGAAATGCTAACTTCTTGA
- a CDS encoding Lrp/AsnC ligand binding domain-containing protein has protein sequence MAKAYVLMNCNLGSEKEIISSLKNMEGIKGVHGTFGLYDIVAQIELDSEEKIQQVVTKQIRKMPKIRSTMTLIRSESGELFQPSDKLIGAMLGQNIVKAYVVIHCEKGEEYPILKDLSHIPEVKEADVVFGLYDVICIVESSSDEILDNVITKAIRKIPHIVSSMTLNVIKEQES, from the coding sequence ATGGCAAAAGCGTATGTCTTAATGAATTGTAATTTGGGCTCAGAAAAAGAGATCATTTCATCCCTAAAAAACATGGAAGGGATAAAAGGTGTTCATGGTACATTTGGCCTTTATGACATTGTTGCACAAATTGAATTGGACTCTGAAGAGAAAATTCAACAAGTAGTTACTAAACAAATTCGTAAAATGCCAAAAATTCGTTCTACCATGACCTTAATTCGTTCAGAATCAGGAGAACTGTTTCAACCATCTGATAAACTAATTGGAGCAATGCTTGGACAAAATATTGTCAAAGCTTACGTCGTTATTCATTGTGAAAAAGGAGAAGAATATCCAATACTGAAAGATCTGAGCCATATTCCTGAAGTAAAAGAAGCTGATGTTGTTTTTGGACTGTATGATGTTATTTGTATTGTTGAATCGTCTAGTGATGAAATACTAGACAATGTTATTACCAAAGCAATTAGAAAAATACCTCATATTGTTTCAAGTATGACATTAAATGTTATCAAAGAACAAGAATCTTGA
- a CDS encoding winged helix-turn-helix domain-containing protein encodes MAEPKKYRDRIYIVKDIILTLSEYGELNQTALFSFCGLNISKHKQILDNLEQNDIIQRTEKVEGKRAVTIFKVTPKGMNFCHEILEPYEKLFPRSGKSSDSLNFGCLFFV; translated from the coding sequence GTGGCCGAGCCAAAAAAATATAGAGATAGAATCTATATTGTAAAAGACATTATTCTTACACTTTCAGAATATGGGGAGTTGAATCAAACTGCATTGTTTAGTTTTTGTGGATTAAATATTTCAAAGCATAAACAAATTTTAGATAATCTAGAACAAAATGACATCATTCAACGAACAGAGAAAGTAGAAGGAAAAAGAGCTGTTACGATTTTTAAGGTCACTCCAAAAGGAATGAATTTTTGCCATGAAATATTGGAACCATATGAAAAACTATTTCCAAGAAGTGGTAAATCCTCGGATTCATTAAATTTTGGATGCTTATTCTTCGTCTAG
- a CDS encoding DUF1059 domain-containing protein produces MVKLKCVDYGFECDFVAEGEMQQVIDEFGHHTDEEHGIDYSKEALMQFILRKTT; encoded by the coding sequence ATGGTAAAACTCAAGTGTGTTGATTATGGATTTGAATGTGATTTTGTAGCAGAGGGAGAGATGCAACAAGTAATTGATGAATTTGGACATCATACTGATGAAGAACACGGAATTGATTATTCCAAAGAAGCTTTGATGCAATTTATCTTGAGAAAAACCACGTAA
- a CDS encoding D-2-hydroxyacid dehydrogenase — translation MGFDDSVLICDEVDPILNKILEDNGLKVSYEPEITPEQILEKIANYNIVIVRSRTTITKDMIDKADNCKIIARVGVGLDNVDQEAAKAKNIRVINAVEGAMNAVAELVLGLMLSLARQTTRGDRGIRNEQWLKKELKGTELRGKYLGIIGLGNIGKRLGRLAHALNMNIIGYDVVPIDEEFSKEVGLMKADLNTLLQSSDYISIHVPLLDSTYHLLDAQKMSTMKNTAKIINTSRGGVVDEDALYDALKNGTLGGAALDVFEKEPAIGTKLAELDNVILTPHIGAQTKEAQSLAANVIAEKIVQILRGVI, via the coding sequence ATGGGATTTGATGATTCTGTACTAATTTGTGATGAAGTAGATCCAATTTTAAATAAAATTTTAGAAGATAATGGTCTGAAAGTATCATATGAACCAGAAATTACCCCTGAACAAATTTTAGAAAAAATTGCTAACTACAATATTGTAATTGTTAGAAGTAGAACTACAATTACAAAAGACATGATCGATAAAGCTGATAATTGTAAAATTATTGCTCGTGTAGGTGTTGGACTAGATAATGTTGATCAAGAAGCTGCAAAAGCAAAAAATATTCGAGTAATTAATGCCGTTGAAGGCGCAATGAATGCCGTTGCTGAATTAGTTTTAGGCTTAATGTTATCTCTTGCAAGACAAACCACACGTGGTGATAGAGGAATTAGAAATGAACAATGGCTCAAAAAAGAATTGAAAGGAACGGAACTTAGGGGAAAATATCTTGGAATTATTGGACTAGGAAATATTGGAAAAAGATTAGGTAGACTTGCACATGCACTAAACATGAACATTATCGGATATGATGTGGTTCCAATCGATGAAGAATTTTCAAAAGAAGTTGGTTTGATGAAAGCAGATTTGAATACATTGCTTCAAAGCTCTGATTACATCTCTATTCATGTTCCATTATTAGATTCAACTTATCATCTATTGGATGCACAAAAAATGTCTACTATGAAAAATACTGCAAAAATTATCAATACTTCTAGAGGTGGTGTGGTTGATGAGGATGCACTTTATGATGCTCTCAAAAATGGTACTCTGGGTGGTGCAGCTTTAGATGTATTTGAAAAAGAACCTGCTATTGGAACAAAGCTAGCAGAACTTGACAATGTAATCTTAACTCCTCATATTGGCGCTCAAACAAAAGAAGCGCAATCTTTGGCTGCAAATGTAATTGCTGAGAAGATTGTTCAGATTTTGAGAGGCGTAATCTAG